TTTGCTTGGGCATCCAGTTCTCATTTGCATGCATTAGTCCCTGCACATGAATTCTCTTAAAGCTGAGCTGAAAAAATATAGTGCTTGGAATGTGTCCCTTATTTTCTTTGAGTGTCATGAGTGATGTTGTTGGtgcttcatgttttaaaaatatttgaaagtagATCTTTAATGTTTtgctagaaaataattttaaagggtTTAACAAGTAGAAGATGACTCTTCCTTTGCACcttattttatacattttgaGGGAGGGAAAGTAGAATGGATTAAATAtgctgaaagagaagggaaTGGGTAAAGGTACAGTTAAAAAGGGAAATTctagaagagaaaggaagagaaattaaataggGATGAAATGGAACAATATAGTTGGAGAAGCAAAGTCATTAAAACAGATAAGACAGCATTGGCCTTGCTGAAACGAATGACAAAACTCCCTGTATTTATTAAGGCTAAGATGTAGGCAAGTCTCATGTTAATTCCTGACAAGAGTGTTAGGAGGAGTGTTACCTAAGACGTATGCAGGCCTTGCAAGGTAATGGGAGAAATATGACCAGATCACTGAATGTAAAATAAACTAGTTGTGCGATATGCAAAATGTTGGCATGAAATGAGTAACAAGGTGGGGTATTTTTGAAGTTTATGGGTTTGGTGTCTGCTGCAACATACAGTAAGGCTTGTGCTAGTTCATATATGTTTAGATGACTGCCAGGTGTTGACCTTTTTATAAATTGTAATATTATTGAAGAGCCTTTGTATACTAGCTAGTAAAATATGTTGCTTATGGTTGCTTTATATACACGTGTATATGCATGTCACAAAATCATGAAGTCTATGTTTTGACAGCTTATGGTGCTTAATGAACTCAAAGGGTACAGGTAGAACACCGAATTTTTGCAGATTCTTGTTTTCTTAGATAATTTTAAGTAGCgatattttacatatttttcttaagtAGGTGCAGGcaacaaaaaaacagtttaatgtGGCATGCatcatatttgctttttttgttgagGTAGTTGATAagaatgattttgttttcatttgcgTGTTTCTCATTGATGTAATGCTTCTTTGCTGTAGGAACattccagctctggggtcatACTATTCAAGTAGACTGGGCAGATCCTGAGAAAGAAGTTGATGAAGAAACAATGCAGAGAGTTAAAGTATTGTATGTAAGAAATTTAATGATATCTACTACAGAGGACACAATTAAAGCTGAATTCAACAAGTTCAAGCCAGGAGTAGTTGAACGTGTAAAGAAGCTGAGAGACTAtgcttttgttcattttttccatcGAGAAGATGCAGTTGCTGCTATGTCTGTAATGAATGGAAAGTGCATTGATGGAGCTAGTATTGAGGTAACACTGGCAAAGCCAGTTAACAAAGAAAGTATTTGGAAGCAACATTTTAATGGTCAGATAAGTCCCAGTTCTGAAAATCTCTTAGGTTTTCTTAACAAGGAAGATGGTCATCAAAAATCCTTAGGGAAACCAGCAAATTTTTTGGTTCGTCTTAATGGTCAGCACAGTCCAGGCCCCACTGATGTTGAAAGATGTACATACCCATTTTTTCCAGGAATAAAGCTTACTCCAATTAGCATGTATTCTTTAAAATCCAGTCACTTCAGTTCTGCAGCAATGCATCTGGattatttttgcaataaaaataactggACACCGCCAGAATACTACTTGTACTCAACCACAAGTCAGGATGGGAAAATACTCTTGGTGTACAAGGTGCTTATTCCTAGTATTGCAGATGGTTCCCAGAGTTATTTCATGCCAGACAAACTCTGTGCAACAGTAGAAGGTGCAAAGGAATTGGCAGCACAGTTCACACTTCTACATCTAGGTAAGCATAAACGCTTTCAATCAGGTCTTAAGAACTGAAGctagaaaagttattttaaaattgtttgtgTATATATCTTGGcttgtgtatgtatataaagTATAAGTTAGTCTGCAGCAGAATTGTTTCTTGTATAGTCAGCTGAGTCTGGACCATCAGGTGAGAGTACTGAAGAAACACTGTAAACATCTATACAGTGCAATGCTAGGGTCATTTATGCTTACATTTACCTACTGTAATGATTTATAAGGAAGAACTAGGTTATGTTAAGTGACTTGGGTATAAGGTCATTGTGTGATGATTATGGTGctgaaaatttatttgaaaggaTGTCTGTGTTCTTGATTTATTATCAGTAGGGAAAACAGAAGTGGTGGATCCATATTCAGATACATAAATAGGTTTGGGAAGCTTTTTTGATTCCTCTTTATAGACATTCTTGAGGCAATAAGCAGAGTGTCATTACATTGCTCTATATGGATTATCTTTGGGTAAAGAGTGCTGTCATttggtgtttgggggtttttttggttttttttttccaaccagaaaatgggagaaaataGGGATACAGTTATTCTTAATTACTTTCTAAGTCTAGCATCTTCATTTGTATATATGCCATTTCTTAAACTTAGAATGCAACTACTAGAAAAGGGACACctatataatataaaaaatatattttatattataaaaatatagtAACATCTGTTCATGACTAAGATGACAGATCACTGCAGTTCTGACAGCGTTATCCCTGTTGCTCTATAAAGTGAAGtacataaatacaaaatgtaaCACTTCTGTCATCTGGTTCCTGCCCAGCATTTTTCAGAACATTCAGCACACAGCATTCAGAACACAGAACTGATCCTAGTGCCAGGTTGTTTCATTAGTAATTGTAGTCATCATCTGAACAGATTTCATCCtcaaagaaatcagaattttgGCTCTTTGGTACACAGATTTGGAGGCCGTTACAGAGCCGTACAATAATGGTTTGAAAACTAGTCATAATTCCAGGCAAAGCTTTGTATAATTTATTCCAGTTGTTCTTTTGAGTGGTTTCTCTTCTGCTTAGTTagctttttttatctttctggcCTTTACATCCTGGTATATTTGAAGATGAGATAGGACTTATCTTTACAATTTTGCTTGTATTATGAACCATCATATAATTTCTCTGATCTGCTGAGTAATGATCTTGTATATTTGTTGCACGGCTTCTTTCAGCGTGACTAACTCAGTAGATGCTGTATCATGAAATGAATTGCTAGTCTTTTGTAGAACAATATAAATACTTTTCTGtcattataaaaaaatgtttctaatgagTCCTGGAGCCAGGGGttggttttttctctttttctttctgtgtagaATTCTTTCTGTGAAGAATTACATTGGAGACGATGGGCTTGTTTAGATAATAGAAACTAGTTTCTTGTCCAATTGTGTGTagaaagttggggttttttttggttggggtgggttgatggttggttttgttgttttggtttgtttgttttttttaatccagaattGGAGCAATGCCAGAGTTGTTTGGCAGGGAGTGTTGTGGGTTTTGGAGTGGTGGTAGGCAAGTTCTTTCCAAGTTTCTTATGATACCTAGGAAGTTCAAACAGGTTGTGCTTCAATAGActgctgtgttttttcactttctagTTTCACGTTCTAGAATATCAGCCGCCTTAAGCTATGGACTTCCAGGTTTGAAAGAAGTGGCGTTCTTTGTGGATAGTGCCTACTGTGTGTGGGCCAGGCAGTGTCTGAGGCATCAGAGTTGGTGGTCCTGTATAGTGCAGCTCTGGATAGAAGGACAGTGAGATCATACTGTACAGTAAATAATCCTTTTCTGATTAGCTGTGCATGCATACAGGGCCCAGGACTGCATCCACAAGATTTAAAGCTTGATTCTGCTTTGGGAATGTaaggaggaaaaatgagaacagaTGAAGAAGtgtttattaaaatgcttttacttCATAATTTTGGCCcagtgaaacaaaattttaagggaaatggaagcagaaataGTAACTGAAAGCTTAAGTGGAGTCCTGTGTTAGCAATGACTGCTTCTGTTCCTGAGGGAGACTTTTCTGTTCCCCTCTATtcccactcctttttttttttttcttcccccctcacCTGTTCTAGTTTTGGTGGATTGGAAAACCTACTGCTAACTTAAAATAGTCTTGCCATCCTTCTCTTCCTCATACTCCTACTTAACACTTGTTCTGGAAGCTTCTTGATACTTAGGCTGCAGcgagatttttctttctgatgagTTTGTAGCAGACTTAATTCAGGCTTGACTATGATCCCTTTTTGCAATGCATGACTGAAACATAaacaagctttttcttcttgcttagAATTTTGATTCTCCTTGGTTTTGATTTTGCATGCCCAAAAGGTCTTAGAGGAAGAAGAATCTCCAAAGCGCAAAGCCTTACACATTGTCTCCACTTTAGCAGTGATATGTTTGGTTTGCATTAGTAGGTCACCTCCAGAAGGTGATACTTTCAGATGGTCAAAGTGATGataattacttatttttaatataaaatggCTAAGTATCTGTGCCTGGTTTTGTACACACTGTGGGTGGTATTTCACTGGTTGAGggtctgtttctgtttttttttctagctatgAAAATTAGGGCTGTACCTTTATAACCCATGTAATCCTTAACATAAAAAAAGGATGCTAAACTCAAAATAGTGGTGTGAGGCCCTCCTTTAAAGAATAATGAAGACAGCTTCAGGTTCTATGCTCGACCATGCATACCTGCCTATTTTGTGGCTTACAGGCAGGATTATCTAAAGataatattttctctcctgtacTTCTTCGGGAAAGCATCTtgagaacaatttaaaaaaattggccTAAGAGTGATTATTCACAGCTGTGGCCAAATCCAGAATGcaagcaagtttaaaaaaaattaagaaagtatAAGttgagatttttctcttcagttagTTACAAGTGCTAtagggaaaacattttaaggtgaatttaaattaacagtattttaaagcttATATACAGGATGTTGAAAGAAACGTCTGAAGATAGAGAAGAGTTGCTAGATGTGACAGGATCCCTCCTCACTGAACTGCCTGTTGTATGGTTTGGCATAGTGAATGATGCTGCATGGATGCATGtgttgtgggttggttttttgggtgtgggtttgtgtgtgtttagttttttttaataagtagcAGTGATTTTGAGAAAAGCCTGAGCGTGTTTCTTCTTGGAAGCAACTTACTATAAGCTTGAGTGTACAAAGATGACACAGGGAATAATTCCGAATTCTGGTAAGTAACTTCTCTTACAGgaacttaatttttttgccCGCTTAATTTTTGATGACATgtacagttttttttttctttttaaagcatataGGCAGACTAAGGTAAGTGAATGAGAAAGGGCTGCTTTGATAGCATTTTCAAATTGGACTGTTATGATTAATAATCTCAAAGAACTCTGGCTTTTTTGGTGATGGGTATTtctctatttattttcacataacAGAATACTTGGTTGTTACTGCATACAGTAATCCTGAACAGACAGCAGTACAACAATTAACCACTTGGTGTCACCTGAATATTTGAAGAACTATGCttggagaaaatacagaaagctaTGATTTCACTGAGAGATGAATAAGCTATATTTCAATGTTACAAGATAAATCATGAACAGATCAAGGGAGTGGAAAAAACTCAG
The Haliaeetus albicilla chromosome 1, bHalAlb1.1, whole genome shotgun sequence DNA segment above includes these coding regions:
- the RBM46 gene encoding probable RNA-binding protein 46; translated protein: MHEENKAAANGCGKSRSGTQNEAALLALMEKTGYSMVQENGQRKFGGPPPGWEGPPPPRGCEVFVGKIPRDMYEDELVPVFERAGKIYEFRLMMEFSGENRGYAFVMYTTKEEAQLAIKILNNYEIRPGKFIGVCVSLDNCRLFIGAIPKEKKKEEILNEMKKVTEGVVDVIVYPNATDKTKNRGFAFVEYESHRAAAMARRRLIPGTFQLWGHTIQVDWADPEKEVDEETMQRVKVLYVRNLMISTTEDTIKAEFNKFKPGVVERVKKLRDYAFVHFFHREDAVAAMSVMNGKCIDGASIEVTLAKPVNKESIWKQHFNGQISPSSENLLGFLNKEDGHQKSLGKPANFLVRLNGQHSPGPTDVERCTYPFFPGIKLTPISMYSLKSSHFSSAAMHLDYFCNKNNWTPPEYYLYSTTSQDGKILLVYKVLIPSIADGSQSYFMPDKLCATVEGAKELAAQFTLLHLVSRSRISAALSYGLPGLKEVAFFVDSAYCVWARQCLRHQSWWSCIVQLWIEGQ